The genomic region ACAATCAATTTCTTCCGTTCCAGCCGGCAACGCCGAACTCACCACCGCTGCAAACATCAATCCATGCACGGTCGCTTGCCATTCGAGTGCTCACAACCTCCCAGCAAGGCTAAGAACATGCGTATCTGTCGCTAAATTTTCCCGCGCATCTCCTCCCCCAACGCCGATCACGGATCGGCAAGGCCTTTGATGCCAATTGCGACGGGATGTCATGACAGCGCGCAAACTCAATTCACCTCAAAACGCAGGTACTGCACTCGATCGCACATTTGCTGCTATCATCGCTGCTCTCATTTTGTGGCGGGAAATGGACATTGTTGAACCGGCCACGATACTAGCAAACCATAGCAGCAAATGTGTTGCTGAATCGTCACATTCATGAATGCTCATAAAGTGCTGCCGTCAGCCGAAAATACCTCGCGCCGATAAAAGGAAGGCCCGGTGAAAACCGGGCCTCAAACGCTCCAATCGATGAGATCAGAACCTGACTTTTAGTGATGTAGATATCGCGCCGACGAAATCGTTGTCGAAGTCGTAGGTCACGTCGTCGCCGATCACCTGCCCCTCAAAGGTGACCGGTCCCGAGCTGCCGCTGGTCAAGATCCCGACACTTCCGGCAAGGCGAACTTCGACATTCTGGGTGGGTGTGTAGGACACGCCGGTGCCGACCAACCAAGTATCCGTCTGCGTGCCATAGCCGTGGCTGGTACCGCGGTCCCAGGTGAGGCTGACTGCCCCGCTCCACTGATCGTTAAACTTGTGGCCAACGCCGCCGGTAACCGTCCAGCCGTCGCGATAAAGGAGGTCGAGGCTCGTCGGAAGCCGACCGGGACCAGGTTGATTGGGCACAAACCTCAGCACCTGCAATTGGCTCCAATCTGTCCACTTCACCGATCCGAATGCAAGCCAGCCCGGAGCGATGCCGGACTGCACCTTGAGCTCCAAAGAATCCGGCATAGAGGCGGATCCATGAACGTCGTACTTCGTCCCGGGAACCACTACAGGACCGGCCGGGGTGGCGACGGGGAAACCCACTTGCCGCAAATCGATGAAGCCCGAAAGGTCGTCTAGATCGACGGCACTATTGTAGACGAGGCTCGCGCGCATGGCATATTCAGGAATTTCATACGCGACACCCGTTCGCCAACCCCATCCGCTGCCATCGAGTTCGAGTCGTCCAACACCAGAAAAATCTGAAAACAGTGGCCCCGCAAAGGTATAGTCCTGAACGAGTCGCTCTTTGAAGCCGCCTACTTCCTGGTAGAAGACACCCCCAATCACACGAACGTACCCAGGCCCCATCTCCCACTTGTAGGAGCAGGTCGCAGCGTAATTGTCGCTTTCAACCTTAGTCTCGATGTTGTTGTTGGCGCCGGCCCAGTTCTGGCCAGGGTTGGTGTGGGCGCCCCAAGGCTGCGAGTAGTCCGCCATACAGTCAATACTGTCACCCAATGCAGCCTTAACGCCGATGCGGGGCGCCCAATAGTTTTCCGAATCGTCTGCGGTATTGGGACGATAGCTCAAGTCGCCGCCACCAAACTCTCCAGTCGCCGGGTTTGTATTGTCGGGATCCGTATCCCTTACATTCTTCAACTTACGCTGCGGATTGACGTAGGTCGCAGTCGCCTCGGCAGCGTAGTCCGACGGGTCAAACAGCAGATCGATATTATAACCGCTGCGCTCAAGCCCCCCAGCGTGCGCAGCCGATACCGCGAGCATTCCGGCGACGACCGCCAAAATGCCCTGCTTCATTCCACTTTGAGCCATTAAGCTCCTCCCCTGCACTTTCAGTGTGCGACAATCCAGCTCATGTCGCGCTTGGCGGGGAGTATCCTCACGATTGCGTGAAATGGCAAACCGCCGACTCGCGGGATTGCTCGGCGGATAGGCCATTAGATTGACGTAAGAATTTCAAGATCTAGACACAATTGCAGAATCCCGGAACGGTTTTCCAACGAAAGCCGGGCGTTCGGGATAGTTGAAAAAAATATTCCACTTCTACGGCGAAGTGTGACCGAGGAACAACAATTTCGCTTTTTGCGCCGTTTAGCCGCAAGCATCTTTGGGCAGGCCGCCAATAAAACCAAGGCGTGTATTGCAGCGCTCGATCGCGTCGGATCGAGATCTGATTCGAAGTTCCCGGTCGCATAATGGAAAATCCGCGGCACTTCTACCGCGGATTGCATTTGTTCTTCGGCGGAAAGGCGTGGGCCTCCCCTTTGCTTTTAACCCGCTTCCGACACGCGGCTCAGCGCGACCCCAAGCGAATCCTTTTGCAGGTCCAGTTCCACGAGCCTCTCGCGCTCTGCCTCGACCAGTTCGGCCTTGGCGTTGGCGACGAACTTCTCGTTGGCGAGCTTGCCGAGAATTCTCTCGCGCTCGACCTCAACCTTGGCGATTGCCTTCTCCAGCCGGATTTTCTCTGCTGAAAGATCGATAAGGTTGCCGAGCGGAAGGCAGGCGGTCGCTTCGGCAATGACGATCTGGGCGCTACCGCGCGGCGCCACTGCCGCGTGCTCGATGCTTTCCACTCTTGCCAGGCGCTTTATCGCCGAGGCATGCCGGTCGAGCCGCTCGCTCGTCAGTCCATTTGCACCGACGATCGCCAGCGGCGCGGTCGCCGCCGGCGGGACATTCATTTCCGCACGCACAGAGCGAATGCCCGAGACGAGATCGATCAGCCAGTTGATTTCGTCGGCGGCCGCATCATCCGCGTAGAACGCAGAGGGCCATTCGGCATGGCACAGCAGCGTATCACGCTCGCGTCCGGGACCAGCGGTCTTCTCCCAAAGCTCCTCCGTCATGAACGGCATGAACGGATGCAAGAGCTTGTAGGTCTCGTCCAGTACGTAAGCGACGCAGGCCTGCGACTCGCGCTTAGCCTCTTGGTCCTCGCCGTTGAAAACGGGCTTCAGCAGTTCGAGATACCAGTCGCAGAACTGGTTCCAGACAAAGCGATAGAGACCGCCAGCTGCCTCGTTGAAGCGGTATCCTTCGATCGCCTCGGTCACGTCGCGGATCGTTCGCGAAAGCTCGGTCAGAATCCAGCGGTTGATCGTCAGCGATGTGGCTTCGGGAATGAATCCTTCGCTGTTCGTCACGCCATTCATTTCGGCGAAACGCGTCGCATTCCAGAGCTTGGTGCCGAAGTTGCGGTAGCCGGCAATGCGGGCCGGGTCGAGTTTCACGTCGCGCCCTTGCGCCGCCATGATCGCCAAGGTGAAGCGCAGCGCGTCGGCGCCATATTCGTCCATCAGTTCCAACGGATCGATGACGTTGCCCTTCGACTTCGACATCTTCTGGCCGTTCTTGTCGCGAACGAGCGCGTGGACGTAAACGGTGTGAAACGGCTCGACCGGCGTGCCGTCGGCGTCCTTCATGAAATGAAGGCCCATCATCATCATGCGGGCGACCCAGAAGAAGATGATGTCAAAGCCTGTCACCAGAACGTCGGTCTGATAGTATTTTTCGAGTTCCGGCGTCTCGTTCGGCCAGCCGAGCGTCGAGAACGGCCAGAGCGCGGACGAGAACCAAGTGTCGAGGACGTCTTCGTCGCGCGTCAGGATTTCGCCCGGCTTGAAGTTTTCGAGAAGGTCTTCGACATAAGCCTTCATCGGCCCTTCATGCGCGAGATAATGCTGGATGGCGGCATGCAGTGCCTCTTCCTCGGTCTTCTCGACGAATACCTGGCCGTCGGGACCGTACCATGCGGGTATCTGGTGCCCCCACCAGAGTTGGCGCGAAATGCACCAGGGCTGGATATTCTCCATCCATTCGAAATAGGTCTTTTCCCAGTTCCTCGGAACGAATGTGGTCCGCCCCTCCTTGACCGCGGCAATCGCCGGCTTGGCCAAGGTCTTGGCGTCGACATACCATTGCTCGGTCAGCCGCGGCTCGATCGGCACACCGCCGCGGTCGCCATGCGGCACAGTGTGCCTGTGCGGTTCGATGTGATCGACGAGCCCCGCCTCTTCGAGGATCTCGACGATCATCCTGCGGGCCTCGAAACGATCCTTGCCTTCGAGCTGATCCCAGGCGCCGTGGAGCGCGGCCGGGTGATCGAGGCCTTCAAGGAAGTCCTCGTTGTTCTTGAGTGTGATCCGTCCATCCGCGGTGAGGACATTGACCTGGCGCAGCCCTCTCCGCTTGCCGACCTCGAAATCGTTGAAGTCGTGGGCCGGCGTCATCTTGACGGCGCCGGTGCCAGTCGCCGGATCGGGGTATTCATCCGCAACGATCGGAATCCGTCGCCCGACGATCGGCAGGATCACGTGCTTGCCGACAATACCCTTGTAGCGGACGTCACTCGGATGGACCGCAACGCCGGTATCACCAAGCATGGTTTCCGGACGCGTCGTCGCAACGACGAGATAGTCGCGGGTTTCCCACTCCGTGGCGTTGCCGTCGTCATCGAAGGCCACCGGATGCTGGTAGGTGACGCCCTCTTCAAGCGGATACCGCAGATGCCAGAGATGACCATTGACCTCGACTTGTTCGACTTCAATATCGGAAATCGCCGTCTGCAGTTTCGGATCCCAGTTGACCAGGCGCTTATCGCGATAGATCAAGCCTTCCTTATAAAGGCTTACAAAAACTTCGAGAACGGCATCGGACAACCCGTCATCCATAGTGAAGCGCTCGCGCGACCAGTCACAGGACGCTCCAAGCCGTTTCAACTGATTGAAGATCAAACCACCGGATTCCGCCTTCCACTCCCATACCTTCTCGACGAAGGCTTCACGCCCCATCTCGCGCCGGCCGGGCAGTTGTCTCTGTGCGAGTTGACGCTCGACGACCATCTGTGTGGCGATGCCGGCGTGATCCATGCCCGGCTGCCAGAGCACATCCTTACCGCGCATGCGCTCGAAACGCACCAGGATGTCCTGCAGCGTGTTGTTCAGCGCGTGGCCCATATGCAACGAGCCCGTCACATTCGGCGGCGGAATCACGATGCAGAAGCTCTCGGCGTCGGGTTTTGCCCCGGCGCCTGCACGAAACGCGTTTTCTTCGTCCCACTTCTTGGCGATGCGCGGGTCGACGGCTGCGGAATCGTAGGTCTTATCAAGCATTTTTCGGCCAGTTTTTTTGGAGATTGATGTCAGCGTTTTTGTAAACCGGAAGGCCCAGTGCAAGTCAACACGAACGGCAAAAAAGCCGCAAGCGATTACGCCCGCGACTTTGACTTTCCGCAGAAGCGCCGGTCAGCGACGAGGGCCGCGCGCGACGCGTTCGATTTCCTCGCGCACCAAACGCTCGACCAGGGTGGGCAGATTGTCATCCAGCCACTCCTGCAGCATCGGCCGAAGCATCGCTTCCGCAATCTCGTCGAAGGAACGCCTGGGGCCTTGCTCGACTGCATGAGCAAGATCTTCGAATGAGCGTGCCACCTGGCGGCTGACCGCCGGCGACACGATCGCGCTCGCCGGGGTCTCTTCGGCGTCGGCCATCTTCTCCCGAACGGTAGCCTGTGACGATGTGTCGGGCTCGGGAACTATCCGCTCTCCGGCGACATCCCCGACGGCCGCGTCTTCCGCTCTCGTGGCGCCCGTGTTCACAGGGGTCGCTGGCGACGAGACCGCCGCCATTCGCGAGGTGATTACCGGATTGTTCTGCACCGGAGGCATCGGGGCCGGGTCGACGTGATCCTTTGAAACATAGTTCACTGCGTGACGTTCGGAAGCGGCTCTCACCCGTGCCGCGACATCGGCGAGGGAAAGCGGCGGCTGCGGCGAAGCCTGCGTTTCTGCCGCATTGCCGGTTGCTTCGACCGCCGACACGTACGATGGCGTCCTTGATGAAGAACGAGGCTCCTCGGATGCGCCGAACGCGACGGCCTCGATTTCCGAGTCGATTGTCAGTTCGATCTCGTCGCCGGCTTCGTCTTCGAACTCGTGCCGGACAGAGGATCCCATCTGCCCAGGCTCGTTGTTCTCGATGATCTTGCGAATGGACGCCAGAATCTCGTCCATCGAAGGTTCACGCGCGACATTGAGCTGTGCCATTTCCATCCTCGTTTGGTGCGGCCAAACACGGGCTCAAAAGCGTCCATGTGCCGATTTCAAACAGACCTTAAGTGAGTTCGTGGACGAAACAAACGTCACGAATCAACCATGGGGATTCTTGCACAGATTTGTTTTTTGGGGCAGATGCCGTCTGCCCCGCCTACTGCATGTTTCCTTAAATCGTAGCCGACTTAAGGATAAAAACATGCAGCGATTCAAAGTGCTACAGCGTCCTTTGCGCGTCTGACTGAGACGCGCGGCGCTGTAGTTCATGCGGTCAGCGGCCGTCGACGGTCCGCAGGCCGAACCACTTGTCCTTGACGGCTTCGTAGTGCTCTTCGGAGCGATATTCGGCAACCGCGAGACCCTGGCTCTTGACGGTCAGCCGGCCCGTGGCGGCGAGCAGCGAGTAGCTCGCCACGACGGCGTCGCGCTGCGCAGCAGCGAGCGACTCCTGCGCGTCCAGAACATCCTGCTGCGAATCGAGCACGTCGAGTGTCGTACGTTGACCGACTTTTCGCTCTTCGATGACGCCCTCGAGCGCCAGGTTGGCGGCGGCAATCTGCGACCGGCTGGCAGTGATTCGGGCGAGGGCAGAATCAAGCTGGGCGTAGGCCGAGACGACAGTCTGCTGGACCGAAGCGCGCGCGGAATCGACGAGGATCCGCTGCTGACCCAGGATTTCCTTCGCTTGGCGGATCTGGCCATATTCAGCGCCGCCTTGATAGATCGGTACTTCCACCCGCGCAGTGATGCTCGCCGTCGTATCGTCCAGACCCTGACCGGCATTTCCGGTGTTGCGCGTTACTGCCCCCTGCAGAACGACGCCCGGCAGCATCGTGCCTTCGGCCGACTTTACCTGGAAGCCTGCCGAGTCGACAGCATACTGCGCAGCCAGAATCTGCGGGTTTTCCCGCAAGCCTGTAGCCACCGCCTGATCGAGGGATCTCGGCATGCTCTTGCTGGCCGGCGCCGGCTGCCTGATTCCCGTGGGAGCCGCGCCGACGATCTGCACGTAGACCGCTTCGCTTTGCTTCAACTGGGCTATCGCGCTTACCAGCAAGGACTGCGCGTTGGCGAGTTCCGCCTCCGCCTGGCTCACATCGGTACGCGTTCCTTCACCCACCTCAAGGCGAGCTTGCGAGGCATTCAACTGCTCTCTCAGGAACGCCAGGTTCTGCCTGCGAATTGAAACGACCTGCTGGTCGCGAGCGATATTGGCATAGGCCTGCGCTGCCGCAAGAAGGATCTGGATCTCGTTCGCCTTCAGCGTTTCACGGCTGGAGAAGACGTTCGATTCGGCGGCCCTGACGTTGTTCAGTGTCTGGAACCCGTCGAAAATCATCTGGGTAATGCTAATGCCGAGCTGCCCGCTGTGAAGATCAAGTGTGCCCGTCTTCTCGATGTCGGTGCGGGTCAGCGTACCGGTCGCCGACGCGGAAATCTGCGGCCGGTAACCGGACTTGGCGATGGGTACCCCTTCATCGGTGGCGCGAAGGCCAGCACGTGCGGCGTTGAGATCCGGGTTGTTGGCATAGGCCTTCGCCATTGCGCCGGAGATCGTCTCAGCGAGCGTTGCGTGCGGCGCGATCAGCACACTGGTCGAGACAGCCGCCCACAAGGCTGCTTTGCGGACAATCGACACCATCTTCCCTCCGATCAGCCGAGGCAGCGGCGCCGCCTCGCAATTTCCAGCAAGTCCGCTCCGGGCGGCCTGCATAATTACTGTGGTGACATGCTCGTGCCACCCATTGGCGAGCAAATCACTACCCCTGCGCTCTTTGAAACCCGGATTCGGTCTTGCGACAACTGTGCACTGACACTCTCAGCGGCCATTTCAAAAAGAAACAGAAGATACGTTGCCAATTGGCAACATTGCGATTTTGGTGACAACACTTCTATGCTGAGTGTCACCAATATGAGGTGCCTCAGAAAATAAAAGAACGCTCACGGCGAAATCCGGGAAGAGGCTTAACGGCGGTGTTGAAGTCCGACCGTTCCGAGACCCTGCCGAATCCGCGCACATAAAGTTTCGCACGAGATGCGTTACTAAATCCTTCAACCGTCACGAGACGCCCGCCGTCGCGGAGTTGCGCGAAAAGGCCCTCGGGTATCGTTTCCACACCGCCGTTGATGAAAATCACGTCATAGGGCGATTCTGCGGCATAGCCTTCGGCAAGGTTGCCGGTCACCACTGCGATGTTGTCATAGCCGAGGCGCGCAAGCGTCGCCGTCGCCGTCGCGGCGAGGCCCTCGTCGCTCTCCAGTGCGACGACAGAGCCGGCAATCAGAGATAGCAATGCCGAGGCGTAACCCGTCCCGCAACCGATCTCAAGCACAACGTCGGACTTGGAAATGCCAGCAAGCTGCAACAGCTTCGCCAGCGGCGATGGCTCCATCAGATAGCGCGGCTCGGCGCCGCCAACGAGTTCGATGTCGGCATCGATATAGGCCAGTTCCTTCAATTTCGCGGGCACGAACTCCTCGCGAGGCACGGAAAGGAAGGCGGACAGCACCGAATGGGAAGTCACATCCGTGGTCCGGATCTGATGGTCGACCATCTTAATGCGCGCTGCTTCGAAGTTCATGATACTGCCCTCGTGTCCCGGATAGGCGCGGCGCCCGTGTCCTGGAAATCCGCGCGATCTTGCGTCTGGCTGCCGATGCGCAGCCCGTTGCCTAAGCTCATAGATCGGCGCATCGCCGGTTTCAAGCGACAGCGACATTTCGGAAAGCAAAAAGGGAAAGACGGCAACGGCTCACGACAAGAGCCGCACCCCCTCCGGCACTCAAAACGGAGCGTTCAAAGATTCGATTTCAGTAAAACAGGTAGCCCTCGAAGCGTTGCGACAAATCTTAAAACAGAGGCCGCAGGTAGCCGGTGGCTAGCGCCCTGGCGCCGCCTCGAGACCGACAAGAGCGATCTTGCCGTAGCCTGCGCCTTGAATGAGATTCATCACCGTCATCAGCTCGCCGTAATCGACCAGCCGATCCGCGCGCAGGAGCACGCGCGTTTCCGTGTTCCCATTCGTTATCCGATGGAGTTCCGAAACGAAGCTTTCGCGAGCCGTTTCCTCGTTGCCGATCGCCAGCGTCAGGTCTGCCTTCAGCGTCACGAAGAGCGGCTTATCGTCTCTTGGCGCGGGCTTGGCCACGGATTGCGGCAGATCGACCTTCATGTCGACAGTCGCCAGGGGTGCAGCAACCATAAAGATAATCAGCAAGACAAGCATGACGTCGATGAAGGGCGTCACGTTGATCTCGCTGTTCTCTTCGAGATCGCCACCGCTTTCGGATATCTTTCCCGCCATCGCCTTATCCGATCCTGGCTATCGAACCGTCGACATAGCCGTCGCGCCTGTGCGGCTGCGCCTTGCGCCTGTATCGATGGTCGAGGTCGCGGCTCACCAATCGCTCCACCGCTGCCGCCGCATCCGCCAGGATGAGCTTGTAGCCACCTACTGACCGGGCGAAGTAGTTGTAAATCACCACCGCGGGGATGGCCGCGACGAGGCCGATTGCCGTTGCCAGCAAAGCCTCGGCAATACCGGGCGCGACGATGGCCAAGTTGGTCGTCTGCGCTTTGCTGATGCCGATAAACGAATTCATGATTCCCCAGACCGTACCGAACAGTCCAACGAAGGGACCAACCGAGCCGATCGAAGCCAGAATACCGGTACCGCCGCTCATCCGCTTGCCGGCGCGAACCTCAATGCGCCCGAGTAGAGACGACACGCGTTCTTTGATGCCGGTGGCCGGCGCAAGATCCAGAACCGCCTCCGAGCGGGCCATTTCGTCGACCGCTGCCGCGACCATTTCCGCAGCAACGCCGGCCTTGCGGTCCAGCCCAGCCTTGACCTCGGCGAGGCCGTTCGCGGTCGTGAGCATCCGGACTGCGCGCTTCAACTTCGATTTTGCGCCAATGAGCTCTATCGTTTTCACCAGGAAGATCGCCCAGGTGATGACGGATGCGAGCGCCAGGCCGATCATCACGCTCTTGACGACGATATCGGCAGCAAGAAACATGCCGACCGGCGAAAGATCGTGCGGAAGGACCGGGTTGGCGCTTGCGCCCGGCGTCGCGGCGTTGGCGGGGGCAGGCAGTTCCGGCGCCACCGTGACACTCGCTTGGCCGGCGCTGGCAGCGGCCGGAGCCTCAACGGCAGGCGCGCCCTGTGCTTGCCCGGCAACCGCTGCGGAGGGATCTTGCTGTACCGCTTGGGCGAAGCCTGTTGAAACCGCTCCGACAAGTGAAATGGCGAGAGTTGCCGCAAACAACACATTTAATTGCGGCCGGGTCCGGTGTGACATCTCGTTCCTCACATATTGTGCGCCTGTCTTGCCGTCTGGCTGCGATGCAACCCGGGGACGAGCAAGCCCGCGTGCCTTCGCAGGCTCTTTACGACGAACTATGACCGAATGGCAAGAATTTGTGGAGTGAAATAATCAAGAATAATGCCCCTAGTCGCGTATTCCGACAGCTATCGGGCGAATTTAGAAGCTGCCTTCCTCTAGGGAGAACCCATTGCTGCGCCAGTCATACCGGCGATGACGTTGCCATGGCCGCTCCGTGGACGCGAACGACCTCGCGATCCGCATGCGGGGCGGCGCTGCCGCCTGCGCCGCGTCGGCATAAATTTCGATCGCGCCGCTTCGCCGCAGAGTCTCGGCCGTCACAACCAGTGCGCGGCTCGATTTGCAGGTCGGCAACGGCCGGCGGGTGGCTGCGACGACGAGGTCTGCGGCCTCGCATAAAGACGGAAAGAGTTCGGGCGCGTCGACGACGACAATGGTCCAGCCCTCATGGCTGCGGCCGACACACCATTCGCGCTTGTGGCAGATAAAGCCCCCAGCTTTCACAGATGACAGGACCTCAGTCGCGTTAGCCGCGCTTGCCTTAAGTTCAGACGATTCCGGTTTTGCGGCCAAGGCGGAGGCACTTTCGACGACTGGCGCAATATGATTGGCGACGGCAAGCGCCCGTTGCCATTGCGAGAAAATGAAGTCCGGCGGCCGGGTTCGGTTGGTGGCGATGGCGTCTTCGGCAATCAGCCCAACCAGTTGGCCGTCTTCCGATATCACGACCGAGGGACGTTGCGCCTGGCGCTCCCACGCGATCGCCGTGCCGCCGAGAACGATCAATACCGCACCAACGAGCGCCAGCCGCGTTCGCAGCACACACAGAACGATCCCGCCGAACGCCGCCAAGGCAAAACCGGTCACGCCCACCCGTCCCGTCACCCACTCGCCATCGAACGAAGCCACGTAGCGTGCCACCGCGAGCATCCAGTCCAGCCCCTGCCCCATCACCACCAAGGGATAATATTCAAGCCCGAATGGCATGAGCAGCATGGCGAACAAGCCGAACGGCATGATGAGAATGCTGATCAATGGCGTGGCAAGGACGTTGGCGATCAATCCATAGGCCGGCAGCCGATGAAAATAGGCGGCGGCGTAGACTGCCGTCGCCAAGCCGCCGATTAGAGACGTGGCGACGCTGCCTATGGCGAAGTTGGACGCCGGCTCCCAGCGGCCAGTCACTCTCTCCCGCTCCCGCATTCGATATTCGCGCCAGCGGGCGTATCCCGCCACCAGGGCCAGGGTCGCCGCGAAGGACATTTGAAATCCCGGCCCGGCAACCGCCGACGGCGTCCAGGCGATAATGACGACTGCCGCCAGAGCGACATTCCGCAGGCTGATCGAAACGCGGTCGAAGAAGACTGCCACGAGCATGATGGAGATCATGATCCAGGAGCGAAGTGCCGAGACTGCGGCGCCGGAGATCAGGATATAGAGCAGAACCATCACAAGGGCCCCCGCTGCGGCGATCTTCTTGACCGGCAGCCGTTCGGCCAGGCCCGGAACCAGACTCAACAGCGTCCGCGCACCAACGAGAAAGGTGCCCGCCGCAAGGACCATGTTCAGCCCGGAAATAGCGAGAACATGAGACAGGCCTGCGGCTCGCAGGGTTTCGACGGTTTCGCGGCTGATGACCCGCTCTTCGGCAGTGATGAGCGCCGCCGCAATCGCCCCCGTGTCGCCGCCGACCACTGTCCGGATCCGGTCTCCAACGGCCTCACGCACGTCAGCAAGGAAGGCCTTTCCTTGGGCAAATAAGGACGTGTCAGTGCGCGACACGGCAACATCCGTTTCCAGCGCCTGTCGTGGAGCGCCATAGAAGAACCCGACCGCTCCAACACCCTTGAAGAAGGCGTCGAAGGCAAAGTCGTTTAAACCCGGCAGCGCGGGTCCCGAAGGCGGGGAAAGGCGCACCTTTCCCTCGATGATCGCCCCGGCCGGGTACCCTTCATGGTGACTTCGCGCCAGCAGTGTTGCCTTGGAGGGCGGTCTGCGGAGCCTCGGCTTGGA from Sinorhizobium garamanticum harbors:
- a CDS encoding ComEC/Rec2 family competence protein; its protein translation is MLAGRLLPRALNGSALGYRSHAATASIVRRLRAAVEEEADFGHGFVLIPVLLALGSLVWFALAYDVGIAKLAPLLCIFGISALLCQGRFAPWRPIAIAPFIFVGGMLLAAAETARIGTVILDGPVTTNLRASVLSREQDDKGRWRYLVEINETSKPRLRRPPSKATLLARSHHEGYPAGAIIEGKVRLSPPSGPALPGLNDFAFDAFFKGVGAVGFFYGAPRQALETDVAVSRTDTSLFAQGKAFLADVREAVGDRIRTVVGGDTGAIAAALITAEERVISRETVETLRAAGLSHVLAISGLNMVLAAGTFLVGARTLLSLVPGLAERLPVKKIAAAGALVMVLLYILISGAAVSALRSWIMISIMLVAVFFDRVSISLRNVALAAVVIIAWTPSAVAGPGFQMSFAATLALVAGYARWREYRMRERERVTGRWEPASNFAIGSVATSLIGGLATAVYAAAYFHRLPAYGLIANVLATPLISILIMPFGLFAMLLMPFGLEYYPLVVMGQGLDWMLAVARYVASFDGEWVTGRVGVTGFALAAFGGIVLCVLRTRLALVGAVLIVLGGTAIAWERQAQRPSVVISEDGQLVGLIAEDAIATNRTRPPDFIFSQWQRALAVANHIAPVVESASALAAKPESSELKASAANATEVLSSVKAGGFICHKREWCVGRSHEGWTIVVVDAPELFPSLCEAADLVVAATRRPLPTCKSSRALVVTAETLRRSGAIEIYADAAQAAAPPRMRIARSFASTERPWQRHRRYDWRSNGFSLEEGSF